From one Paenibacillus terrae HPL-003 genomic stretch:
- a CDS encoding D-alanyl-D-alanine carboxypeptidase family protein, with amino-acid sequence MKANNHKKNKKRSMIKKSVTAVMVLNMVYMSALPVVGNFDPSVATFAAGATTEAVNITGTGTVKPPSLALRSAILIEPSTGQVLLSMNPDEPLPPASMTKMMTEYIVAEQVKQGKLKWTDKVTVQENAAKSIGSRIFLAQGDQHTVEELYIAMAVGSANDATVALAERVSGTEQDFVKLMNETAQKMGMKNTYFINSTGLDRGDMPKGFQPDTDRETVMTARDAATLAGNIIKDHPDYTRFTTIQSYKFRPTDKAPIINYNWMLEANKNITNFRKFAYPGLDGMKTGHTANAGNCFTGTAERNGMRLISVVMGADSDAHRFTETAKVLNYGFDNFEVKQVVAPKTVVKGAENVPVSKGTETEVPVVTKDAVSFVVPKGAGNPKVTFTTNITPESSLVAPLKQGAKVGTISYTYKTDGVEKGQVKTVDLVTTTDVEEAGWFRMLFRAIGNFFGDLFQGIKNLF; translated from the coding sequence TTGAAAGCGAACAATCATAAAAAAAATAAGAAACGCAGCATGATTAAAAAGAGCGTAACAGCAGTCATGGTGCTTAATATGGTGTACATGTCAGCATTACCGGTTGTGGGCAATTTTGATCCGTCTGTAGCTACTTTTGCCGCCGGAGCGACAACAGAGGCGGTCAATATTACGGGGACAGGCACTGTTAAGCCGCCTAGTCTGGCGCTGCGCTCGGCTATCTTGATTGAGCCTTCCACAGGGCAGGTATTGCTGTCTATGAACCCGGATGAGCCGCTCCCACCAGCAAGTATGACCAAAATGATGACAGAGTACATCGTAGCGGAGCAGGTCAAGCAGGGGAAACTCAAATGGACGGATAAGGTTACAGTTCAAGAGAATGCTGCTAAGAGCATCGGATCACGTATTTTTCTGGCTCAAGGTGATCAACATACGGTAGAAGAGCTGTATATTGCCATGGCGGTAGGCTCTGCTAATGATGCAACGGTAGCTCTTGCTGAGCGTGTGTCTGGAACCGAGCAGGACTTTGTAAAATTGATGAATGAAACAGCTCAGAAAATGGGCATGAAAAATACGTATTTTATCAACTCTACAGGGTTAGACCGTGGCGATATGCCTAAAGGGTTTCAACCAGATACCGATCGTGAAACCGTAATGACAGCGAGAGATGCGGCAACACTGGCTGGAAACATTATTAAGGATCACCCAGACTATACACGGTTTACGACGATTCAATCGTATAAGTTCCGTCCGACGGACAAGGCGCCGATTATTAACTACAACTGGATGTTGGAAGCAAACAAGAATATAACCAACTTTAGAAAGTTCGCTTATCCGGGTCTGGATGGAATGAAAACCGGTCATACGGCTAATGCGGGCAACTGCTTTACAGGAACAGCCGAACGCAACGGAATGCGTCTCATTAGTGTAGTTATGGGGGCTGACTCGGATGCGCACCGTTTTACAGAGACTGCTAAAGTATTGAACTATGGTTTTGATAATTTTGAAGTGAAGCAGGTAGTGGCTCCAAAGACGGTAGTTAAGGGCGCCGAAAATGTGCCTGTCTCCAAAGGCACGGAAACTGAAGTACCTGTTGTGACCAAAGATGCGGTAAGCTTTGTCGTACCTAAGGGTGCTGGCAATCCAAAAGTGACGTTTACAACCAATATTACACCGGAAAGCTCACTCGTAGCGCCTTTGAAGCAAGGGGCAAAAGTCGGAACGATTAGCTATACGTACAAAACGGATGGTGTGGAAAAAGGTCAGGTGAAAACCGTTGACCTGGTAACTACGACGGATGTAGAAGAGGCTGGCTGGTTCCGTATGCTTTTCCGGGCAATTGGTAACTTCTTCGGTGATCTGTTCCAGGGTATTAAAAACCTGTTCTAA
- the pdxS gene encoding pyridoxal 5'-phosphate synthase lyase subunit PdxS, with the protein METGTSRVKRGMAEMQKGGVIMDVMNAEQAKIAEAAGATAVMALERVPSDIRAAGGVARMADPTIVEEVMKVVSIPVMAKARIGHFVEAKVLESLGVDYLDESEVLTPADEVFHIDKREFTVPFVCGAKDLGEALRRIGEGASMIRTKGEPGTGNIVEAVRHMRFINGQIRKVQNLSKDELYAEAKNLGVAYELLLEVHEHGKLPVVNFAAGGVATPADAALMMHLGADGVFVGSGIFKSDSPEKFARAIVEATTHYTDYKLIAEVSKNLGAPMKGIEISKLAPHERMQDRGW; encoded by the coding sequence ATGGAAACGGGAACTTCACGTGTAAAAAGAGGTATGGCAGAGATGCAAAAAGGCGGCGTAATCATGGATGTCATGAACGCTGAACAGGCTAAAATTGCGGAGGCGGCAGGAGCTACAGCGGTAATGGCTCTTGAACGGGTGCCTTCAGATATCCGTGCAGCTGGCGGCGTTGCCCGTATGGCTGACCCTACGATTGTGGAAGAGGTCATGAAGGTGGTTTCTATTCCCGTTATGGCTAAGGCTCGTATCGGCCATTTTGTGGAGGCAAAGGTGCTGGAATCTCTGGGGGTTGACTATCTCGATGAGAGCGAAGTGCTGACGCCTGCGGATGAAGTTTTCCATATTGATAAGCGGGAGTTTACCGTTCCATTCGTTTGCGGAGCCAAGGATCTGGGAGAAGCGTTGCGTCGCATCGGCGAAGGGGCATCCATGATTCGTACAAAGGGTGAGCCTGGAACCGGAAATATTGTCGAAGCTGTTCGTCATATGCGTTTTATCAATGGCCAAATTCGCAAGGTGCAAAACCTGTCCAAGGACGAGCTGTATGCAGAAGCGAAAAACCTTGGCGTTGCTTACGAATTACTGCTGGAAGTGCATGAGCACGGCAAGCTGCCAGTGGTCAACTTTGCAGCGGGCGGCGTAGCAACACCTGCTGATGCGGCATTGATGATGCATTTGGGTGCTGATGGTGTCTTCGTTGGTTCCGGTATTTTCAAATCCGATAGCCCTGAGAAATTTGCACGTGCCATCGTGGAAGCGACTACTCATTATACGGACTACAAGCTGATTGCAGAAGTGTCCAAGAATCTGGGCGCTCCAATGAAGGGCATTGAAATTTCCAAGCTGGCACCGCATGAACGTATGCAGGATCGTGGTTGGTAA
- the pdxT gene encoding pyridoxal 5'-phosphate synthase glutaminase subunit PdxT, which produces MKIGVLSLQGAVAEHIRSVERAGAEGVAVKKIEQLDELSGLIIPGGESTTIGKLMRKYDFIDAIRQFSDQGKPVFGTCAGLIVLAKTVQGQEEAHLGLMDITVSRNAFGRQRESFETDLDIKGIEEPVRAVFIRAPLIQSVGTGVDVLSEYNGEIVAARQGHLLASSFHPELTDDYRLHQYFVDMVRE; this is translated from the coding sequence ATGAAAATAGGAGTTCTGTCGCTGCAAGGCGCTGTGGCCGAGCATATACGAAGCGTTGAACGTGCGGGTGCAGAAGGTGTGGCGGTAAAGAAGATCGAGCAGCTCGATGAGCTGTCCGGTCTTATCATTCCCGGCGGTGAAAGCACGACGATTGGCAAGCTGATGCGCAAGTATGACTTTATTGATGCTATACGCCAGTTTTCCGATCAAGGCAAGCCTGTATTCGGCACTTGTGCGGGGTTGATCGTGCTGGCCAAAACGGTTCAAGGACAGGAAGAAGCGCATCTGGGACTGATGGATATTACAGTGTCACGTAATGCTTTTGGTCGCCAGCGGGAAAGCTTTGAAACAGACTTGGACATTAAAGGGATTGAGGAACCGGTTCGTGCTGTATTTATACGCGCGCCATTAATACAGTCTGTTGGAACGGGAGTAGATGTGCTGTCTGAGTATAACGGCGAGATCGTGGCGGCCCGTCAGGGTCATTTGCTGGCTTCATCCTTCCATCCAGAATTAACGGACGATTACCGGTTGCATCAGTATTTTGTAGATATGGTCCGCGAATAG
- the serS gene encoding serine--tRNA ligase, with product MLDIKILRNELGRVEKALQNRGKSLDLINGFTDLDVRRRELLQESEALKNRRNVVSGEVAKLKKNKENADDLIAEMRQVSDRIKELDEQVRELEIQIDELVMSIPNIPNESVPVGASEEDNVEIRRWSEPREFSFTPKAHWELAQELDILDFEAAAKVTGSRFTFYKGLGARLERALINFMMDLHSSEHGYEEMLPPYIVNRDSLYGTGQLPKFEEDLFKLRDTEYYLIPTAEVPVTNYHREEIMNADQLPKNYVAYSSCFRSEAGSAGRDTRGLIRQHQFNKVEMLKLVHPDTSYEELEKMTNNAERVLQLLGLPYRVLALCTADMGFTSAKTYDLEVWLPESGMYREISSCSNTEDFQARRANIRFRPEPKAKPEFVHTLNGSGLAVGRTVAAILENYQQENGSVVIPEVLRSYMRGAEVIAPKQ from the coding sequence GTGTTAGATATAAAGATTTTACGTAATGAGCTTGGTCGGGTTGAAAAAGCTTTGCAAAATAGAGGGAAATCTCTGGATCTGATAAATGGCTTTACGGATCTGGATGTGCGTCGTCGTGAGTTGCTTCAAGAAAGTGAGGCGCTCAAAAATCGCCGAAATGTCGTATCCGGTGAAGTAGCCAAGTTGAAGAAGAATAAAGAAAATGCGGATGACCTTATTGCTGAGATGCGTCAGGTTTCCGACCGTATTAAAGAATTGGATGAGCAAGTGCGCGAGCTGGAGATTCAGATCGACGAACTGGTAATGTCCATTCCGAATATCCCCAATGAGTCGGTTCCTGTAGGTGCTTCAGAGGAGGATAATGTAGAGATTCGTCGCTGGTCGGAGCCACGTGAATTTTCTTTTACGCCAAAAGCACATTGGGAGCTGGCACAGGAGCTGGATATTCTCGATTTTGAGGCGGCAGCCAAGGTGACAGGTTCCCGTTTTACGTTCTACAAAGGACTGGGAGCACGCCTGGAGCGTGCGCTGATTAACTTTATGATGGATCTGCATAGCAGTGAGCATGGTTATGAGGAAATGCTGCCTCCATACATTGTGAATCGGGACAGCCTGTATGGCACGGGACAGCTTCCGAAGTTTGAAGAGGATTTGTTCAAGCTGCGCGATACCGAGTATTATCTCATTCCTACGGCTGAGGTTCCGGTAACGAACTATCACCGCGAAGAGATTATGAACGCGGATCAGCTTCCGAAAAATTATGTGGCATACAGCTCTTGCTTCCGCTCTGAGGCAGGATCGGCAGGAAGGGATACACGTGGTTTGATCCGTCAGCATCAGTTCAATAAGGTAGAGATGCTTAAGCTGGTTCACCCGGACACCTCCTATGAGGAACTGGAGAAAATGACGAACAATGCAGAGCGTGTTCTGCAACTGCTTGGACTTCCATATCGTGTGCTGGCACTTTGCACCGCGGATATGGGCTTCACGTCTGCCAAAACGTATGATCTGGAAGTGTGGCTGCCTGAGAGTGGCATGTACCGCGAGATTTCTTCTTGTTCAAATACAGAAGATTTCCAAGCGCGTCGTGCAAACATCCGGTTTCGGCCGGAGCCGAAAGCAAAGCCTGAATTTGTACATACGCTGAACGGTTCAGGATTGGCTGTAGGACGCACAGTGGCTGCTATTTTGGAGAATTATCAGCAGGAGAACGGAAGCGTTGTAATTCCAGAAGTGCTGCGTTCATACATGCGAGGCGCAGAAGTTATTGCTCCCAAACAGTAA
- a CDS encoding small acid-soluble spore protein P, which translates to MSKPKAIPVPEAQDAGGGNEKRERNHQPEPLSGSKKVKQRNHVDHHNREGS; encoded by the coding sequence ATGAGCAAGCCTAAAGCCATTCCTGTTCCCGAGGCACAGGACGCTGGTGGAGGAAACGAAAAGCGTGAGCGTAATCATCAACCGGAGCCACTATCCGGTTCCAAAAAGGTGAAGCAGCGGAATCACGTAGACCACCACAACAGAGAAGGATCATAA
- a CDS encoding GNAT family N-acetyltransferase, with protein sequence MPMSLYNTPQGILLRPFSLADSESLLALRLTNRESHAPYEPLHGDSFFTLEEQQEYIRQKLRQAEEDRGYSFGIFLLGDERLIGYISISNLVRGMGQFADIGYMMDRHEQGKGHMTAALKLAIQFAFRALSLHRLQAGTLLHNERSQRVLQKCGFQPEGIARKLVQIQGIWQDHRMFGLLAEDNVWQTWTATQSAQSHI encoded by the coding sequence ATGCCTATGAGCTTATATAACACGCCTCAAGGTATCTTGTTACGACCATTTAGCCTGGCGGATAGTGAATCCCTACTTGCCCTCAGGCTTACAAATAGGGAGTCTCATGCGCCGTACGAGCCACTCCACGGCGACTCATTTTTCACTCTGGAAGAACAGCAGGAATATATCCGTCAGAAATTGCGTCAAGCAGAGGAGGACCGGGGATATTCGTTCGGTATCTTTCTCTTGGGGGACGAGCGTCTCATCGGATATATCTCCATTTCTAATCTTGTACGTGGCATGGGACAATTCGCTGATATCGGCTACATGATGGATCGGCACGAACAAGGTAAAGGGCATATGACCGCAGCTTTGAAGCTGGCCATACAATTTGCCTTCCGTGCCCTATCGCTTCACCGTCTTCAAGCCGGTACCTTGCTGCATAATGAGCGCTCACAGCGTGTACTGCAAAAGTGCGGCTTTCAGCCTGAAGGTATTGCCCGCAAGCTGGTACAAATTCAAGGGATATGGCAGGATCATCGGATGTTCGGGCTTTTAGCCGAGGATAACGTGTGGCAGACCTGGACCGCTACACAATCTGCTCAGAGCCATATATGA
- the tadA gene encoding tRNA adenosine(34) deaminase TadA has protein sequence MTTIDHAYWMKEAIQEAYKAEALGEVPIGAVIVKDNEIIGRGYNLRETDADPTAHAEMVAIRQASEHLGAWRLLDCRLYVTLEPCPMCAGAIVQSRVPYLIYGTTDPKAGCAGTLMNLLQEPRFNHCTEVISGVLQEECASLLTDFFRQLRQKRAAAKLFSPPSSS, from the coding sequence GTGACCACAATAGATCACGCTTATTGGATGAAAGAAGCTATTCAAGAAGCGTATAAGGCAGAAGCGTTGGGTGAAGTGCCCATCGGAGCTGTCATCGTAAAAGATAATGAAATCATAGGACGCGGTTACAATTTGCGCGAGACGGACGCTGACCCGACAGCACATGCCGAAATGGTCGCCATTCGTCAGGCCAGCGAGCATCTGGGGGCCTGGCGTCTGCTGGATTGCAGGCTATACGTCACTCTGGAGCCATGTCCCATGTGTGCCGGAGCCATTGTACAATCACGGGTTCCCTATTTGATCTACGGCACCACCGATCCGAAAGCAGGCTGTGCGGGCACGCTGATGAATCTCCTACAGGAGCCTCGATTCAATCATTGCACTGAGGTGATCAGCGGCGTTCTTCAAGAGGAATGCGCCTCGCTGTTGACGGATTTTTTCCGTCAGCTCCGGCAAAAAAGAGCCGCTGCCAAGTTGTTTTCCCCACCATCTTCATCCTGA
- a CDS encoding PAS domain S-box protein encodes MSIKIKITIILSGSVLFILLLNIALNYYTTHENLRSDSETKMVLTAKTIGGAIEQTQQSWVAIDKQLGYNLWLSATLAASKLDPDIDHITQEQLEQMTKRSGDIDISLIVRDGKGYKVAKSSNPKEIISDDPLTGYWKNAVDQLYEHGQAGFVHGQHLEHFWTGAFDYTGSDATDINKWGFYYDQKRNYMIRISFQDSEVQNFIPILNPDEIVKQTQQVDYRIMEITGINPTTFGGDTMDNQGNDRKYYYMYNKPIRFGTYQLARVQEDRLAVSKAIFSGESIVQDCYIKGQRVLVSYIPFYPANRDAYVIRIVMNYDTISSVIYKQLISLIAISIVLLEVVIIGSYVLASLFVRPIQSILGKVNEMADGHFDTRLQVKGGHELAQLGDRINAMAYNLGMYTRRLEQMYEENRSVKEHLESVINQTADAIHVTDQEERVIRVNHAFEALYGWTKKELVGRKLQFVPPQQEEEYEFQKERLLQGESMVSIESIRMRKDGSTVEISMSTSPILDEEGQILGFISVSRDITGRNRMEELLRRSEKLTTVGQLAAGVAHEIRNPLTTLRGFLQLQQQNKVLNLKHNDIMLSELDRINLIVSEFLILAKPQAVHFQKKDVRYIVSDVISLLDSQAHLLGIVFNLEVTEEPAFVYAEVNQLKQVFINLLKNSMEAMSRGGTITIHLFLEGESVKIFIRDQGTGIPAEMLSKLGEPFFTNKETGTGLGLMVSQRIIQSHKGTLDIESIEGEGTTALVQLPTAEPEQLDGQQKEA; translated from the coding sequence GTGTCGATAAAAATCAAAATTACGATCATTTTGTCGGGGTCCGTTCTGTTCATCCTTTTGTTAAATATTGCACTCAACTATTACACGACCCACGAAAATTTAAGAAGTGACAGCGAAACGAAAATGGTTCTGACGGCCAAGACTATTGGAGGTGCCATTGAACAAACTCAACAAAGCTGGGTGGCTATCGACAAGCAGCTTGGATATAATTTGTGGCTCTCTGCCACACTGGCTGCCAGCAAGCTAGATCCTGATATCGATCATATTACGCAGGAACAACTCGAACAGATGACTAAGCGCAGCGGGGATATTGATATTTCCTTAATAGTGCGTGATGGAAAAGGGTATAAGGTCGCCAAATCGTCGAATCCGAAAGAGATCATATCTGACGATCCGTTGACAGGCTACTGGAAAAATGCAGTTGATCAATTATATGAGCATGGACAGGCTGGATTTGTGCATGGTCAACATCTGGAACATTTTTGGACTGGAGCATTTGACTATACAGGCTCAGATGCCACCGATATTAACAAGTGGGGATTTTATTACGACCAGAAACGCAACTATATGATCCGAATCTCCTTCCAGGACAGTGAAGTGCAAAATTTTATACCGATTCTCAACCCCGATGAAATCGTAAAGCAAACCCAACAAGTGGATTACCGCATCATGGAGATAACAGGAATTAACCCCACAACCTTCGGTGGCGATACGATGGACAATCAAGGAAACGACCGAAAATATTATTACATGTACAATAAGCCTATCCGATTCGGCACTTATCAACTAGCAAGGGTGCAGGAGGATCGTTTGGCTGTTTCCAAGGCCATTTTCTCCGGGGAGAGTATTGTACAGGACTGCTATATTAAAGGCCAACGGGTCCTCGTTAGTTACATACCATTTTATCCAGCTAACCGTGATGCCTATGTCATTCGAATTGTTATGAATTATGATACGATCTCTTCCGTTATTTATAAGCAATTAATCAGTCTGATCGCCATTTCTATTGTCTTACTGGAGGTTGTGATCATTGGCAGCTATGTGCTGGCAAGCTTGTTTGTCCGTCCAATTCAGTCGATATTGGGAAAAGTGAACGAGATGGCCGACGGCCATTTTGACACACGGCTACAAGTTAAGGGTGGTCATGAGCTTGCACAGCTCGGTGATCGCATCAATGCGATGGCCTATAACCTTGGGATGTATACACGGAGACTCGAACAGATGTATGAGGAGAACCGTTCTGTCAAAGAGCATTTAGAGTCTGTCATTAATCAGACCGCTGATGCGATTCATGTAACCGATCAGGAGGAGCGTGTCATCCGGGTCAATCATGCTTTTGAAGCCTTGTACGGCTGGACCAAAAAAGAATTGGTCGGTCGTAAACTCCAGTTCGTACCGCCACAGCAAGAGGAAGAGTACGAATTTCAGAAGGAAAGATTACTTCAGGGAGAGAGTATGGTGTCTATTGAGTCCATTAGAATGCGTAAGGATGGAAGTACGGTAGAGATTAGTATGAGTACATCGCCCATTCTGGATGAAGAAGGCCAAATTCTGGGGTTTATTAGTGTTTCACGGGATATTACAGGCCGCAATAGGATGGAGGAATTGCTGCGCAGATCGGAGAAGCTGACAACGGTAGGACAACTGGCGGCGGGAGTAGCGCACGAAATTCGTAATCCGCTGACCACGCTGCGCGGGTTTCTCCAGTTACAGCAGCAAAATAAAGTGCTAAATCTGAAGCATAACGATATTATGCTGTCCGAGCTGGATCGTATTAATCTGATCGTTAGCGAATTTTTAATATTGGCGAAGCCGCAGGCTGTACATTTTCAGAAAAAAGATGTGCGCTATATTGTGAGTGATGTCATCTCTTTGCTTGATAGTCAGGCGCATCTGTTGGGCATTGTGTTCAATCTTGAAGTAACAGAGGAGCCTGCCTTCGTATATGCCGAAGTAAATCAGTTAAAACAGGTATTCATTAATTTGCTTAAAAATAGTATGGAGGCCATGAGCAGGGGTGGTACGATAACGATTCATTTGTTCTTGGAGGGAGAAAGCGTTAAAATCTTCATACGGGACCAAGGGACGGGCATTCCTGCAGAGATGCTGTCCAAGCTGGGGGAACCTTTTTTCACAAACAAAGAAACAGGTACAGGACTCGGACTTATGGTCAGCCAGCGTATTATACAGAGTCATAAAGGCACACTGGATATTGAAAGCATAGAGGGAGAGGGAACGACAGCTCTTGTGCAGCTTCCAACTGCCGAGCCTGAGCAACTGGATGGGCAGCAGAAGGAAGCGTGA
- the rluF gene encoding 23S rRNA pseudouridine(2604) synthase RluF, with protein sequence MRINKFISETGFCSRREADKLVESGRVTINGEVAVLGSQAEEGDDVRVNGKPLREKSGHVYIALNKPVGITSTTESHIRGNVVDFVGHPQRIFPIGRLDKDSEGLILLTNDGDIVNKILRAEGKHEKEYIVTVDRPVTPSFVQGMSTGVKILGQRTLPCEVTRVSEYVFRIILTEGKNRQIRRMCAAFGYEVKKLQRLRIMNIRLGSLQRGAWRDLTETEKQELGEMLNYTLS encoded by the coding sequence TTGCGCATTAACAAGTTTATCAGCGAAACCGGTTTTTGCTCGCGCCGGGAGGCGGACAAGCTGGTAGAGAGCGGCCGCGTGACGATTAACGGCGAGGTAGCGGTGCTGGGCAGTCAAGCGGAGGAGGGCGACGATGTCCGTGTGAACGGAAAGCCACTCCGCGAGAAGTCCGGTCACGTATATATTGCTTTGAACAAGCCGGTGGGTATTACAAGCACGACAGAGAGCCACATTCGAGGGAATGTTGTCGACTTTGTGGGGCACCCGCAGCGGATTTTTCCAATCGGACGTCTGGATAAAGATTCGGAAGGTCTCATTTTACTTACCAATGACGGAGACATTGTGAATAAGATTTTACGGGCGGAAGGCAAGCATGAGAAGGAATATATCGTAACGGTGGATCGACCCGTCACACCTTCTTTTGTGCAGGGGATGTCCACAGGTGTAAAAATACTCGGTCAGCGGACGCTCCCCTGCGAAGTGACGCGTGTATCTGAGTACGTATTCCGCATCATATTGACGGAAGGGAAAAATCGTCAGATCCGGCGCATGTGTGCTGCCTTCGGCTATGAGGTGAAGAAGCTGCAACGTCTGCGGATTATGAATATTCGATTGGGATCGCTTCAGAGAGGCGCCTGGCGTGACCTGACAGAGACGGAGAAGCAGGAGCTAGGTGAGATGCTGAATTATACACTCAGCTAA
- the motB gene encoding flagellar motor protein MotB — MSKKRHEPHEEHADESWLLPYSDLMTLLLALFIVLFGMSSLDAKKFEDMAQSMSSAFSGGTGILDHSAANPSSQSADAGKNKEQVSQPIKSKATSTSELQKQLAQREEEDLKKLKKQMDQYIQDNGLSPLLNTKLNQSQLMITISDNALFSSGQAEVKPEARKLAKSISSMLQQFPGYDVIVSGHTDNVPISNSQFPSNFDLSAKRSLNFLRILLLNPQLDPTKFVSIGYGEYRPLASNQDGQGRSKNRRVEISVLRKYQNGTQVISPTSSSNEG; from the coding sequence GTGAGTAAAAAAAGACATGAACCGCACGAGGAGCATGCCGACGAAAGCTGGCTGTTGCCATATTCCGACTTGATGACCCTTCTGTTGGCCCTTTTCATTGTCTTATTCGGGATGAGCTCGCTCGACGCCAAAAAATTCGAGGACATGGCACAATCCATGAGTTCGGCATTTAGTGGCGGCACCGGCATACTGGATCACTCTGCCGCCAATCCTTCATCACAATCTGCAGATGCGGGTAAAAATAAAGAGCAGGTATCACAACCCATAAAATCGAAGGCAACTTCTACCTCTGAACTGCAAAAGCAGCTCGCTCAACGGGAAGAAGAAGACCTAAAGAAGCTTAAAAAGCAAATGGATCAGTACATTCAAGATAACGGTCTGTCCCCTCTGCTGAATACCAAGCTGAACCAATCTCAGTTGATGATCACCATTAGTGATAATGCCTTGTTTTCATCTGGGCAGGCTGAAGTAAAGCCGGAAGCGAGAAAGCTGGCCAAGTCCATTTCCAGCATGCTCCAGCAATTTCCCGGATATGATGTCATCGTATCAGGCCATACAGATAATGTGCCGATTTCCAATAGCCAGTTTCCATCCAACTTTGATTTAAGTGCCAAACGATCTCTGAATTTCTTGCGCATTTTGCTACTCAATCCGCAGCTCGATCCAACTAAATTTGTATCCATCGGTTATGGTGAGTATCGTCCACTAGCAAGCAATCAGGATGGTCAAGGACGCTCCAAAAACCGCCGTGTCGAAATTTCCGTACTACGTAAATATCAGAACGGCACACAAGTTATCAGTCCTACCTCAAGCTCGAATGAAGGTTGA
- the motA gene encoding flagellar motor stator protein MotA, whose product MQISTIIGLVLGIVSLVVGMILKGAPVVNLVNNPAAYMIIFVGTAASIFMAFPMAEIKRIPKLFKVIFTEQKLLDRKELIGTFTEWASITRREGLLALESKVEEIDDPFMRGGMRMIIDGNDQEFVRDVLMEDINATEDRHRSGALIFSQAGMYAPTLGVLGAVVGLIAALADLSDMEKLSHAIAAAFIATLLGIFTGYVLWHPMSNKLKRLSKKEVELKLMMVEGLLSIQSGISTIAISQKLTIFLTPTERATLTEKDGDSGE is encoded by the coding sequence ATGCAAATTTCAACCATTATCGGACTGGTGCTCGGGATTGTGTCACTGGTCGTCGGGATGATCTTAAAGGGCGCTCCAGTCGTCAACCTGGTCAATAATCCCGCTGCTTACATGATTATTTTCGTCGGAACGGCAGCGAGTATATTCATGGCCTTCCCGATGGCAGAAATCAAACGGATTCCGAAGCTGTTCAAGGTTATTTTCACCGAACAAAAACTGTTAGACCGTAAAGAACTCATCGGCACGTTTACCGAATGGGCATCCATTACCCGTCGCGAGGGTCTGCTTGCGCTGGAATCCAAGGTAGAGGAGATCGACGATCCCTTTATGCGTGGTGGTATGCGTATGATTATTGATGGTAATGATCAGGAATTCGTGCGGGATGTTCTAATGGAGGACATTAACGCTACCGAGGATCGACACCGCTCAGGCGCGCTGATCTTCTCTCAAGCCGGTATGTACGCTCCAACCCTTGGGGTACTCGGCGCAGTCGTAGGTCTGATTGCCGCTCTAGCCGACCTTAGTGACATGGAAAAGCTGTCTCATGCCATCGCGGCAGCCTTTATTGCGACCTTGCTCGGTATTTTTACAGGTTATGTCCTGTGGCATCCGATGTCCAATAAGCTGAAACGGCTATCCAAAAAAGAAGTAGAGCTTAAATTGATGATGGTCGAAGGCCTGCTCTCGATTCAGTCAGGTATATCCACCATTGCAATCAGCCAGAAGCTGACGATATTCCTGACTCCGACCGAACGGGCTACCCTGACCGAGAAGGATGGGGATTCCGGTGAGTAA
- a CDS encoding 4a-hydroxytetrahydrobiopterin dehydratase — protein sequence MPFTQEEIEAHLEKLEGWELEEGRWIVRKYNFSSFMKGIAFVDEVAAISEAFNHHPFITIDYKTVTLRLTSWDDGGIMAVDIKEAQQYNEAFEKMRSSH from the coding sequence ATGCCTTTTACACAAGAAGAGATTGAAGCACATCTGGAGAAGCTGGAGGGCTGGGAACTGGAGGAAGGACGGTGGATTGTCCGGAAATATAATTTTTCCAGTTTTATGAAAGGGATTGCATTCGTGGATGAAGTTGCTGCTATATCGGAAGCATTTAATCATCATCCATTTATTACGATTGATTATAAGACCGTGACCCTGCGTTTAACCTCCTGGGATGACGGTGGCATTATGGCCGTAGATATTAAGGAAGCCCAACAATATAATGAAGCTTTTGAGAAAATGCGTAGCAGTCATTGA